In one Deltaproteobacteria bacterium genomic region, the following are encoded:
- a CDS encoding GHKL domain-containing protein: MARKKKVSQEELESALSGIAHEIRNPLNALSINNQLLSEYTFLLPEWFEKKGEMQEIIDSNLRVLNRLNDIVSEFLRLTRPKKPEFVVTDLNRVVEEVVRFVEVDFRGRDIKVRYLPDEAPFPVLVDEKMVKQALLNVLLNAAESLDKEDKTIRVTTGKEENFYFVKVKDNGCGIERKDRGKVFSVFYTTKTEGSGLGLPIVKRIMREHHGKVRIRSRKRKGTEFTLSFLPEESFREVLAKKQRGRYLPEVVK; encoded by the coding sequence ATGGCCCGGAAAAAAAAAGTTTCCCAGGAAGAGCTCGAATCGGCTCTGTCCGGCATTGCCCATGAGATTCGAAATCCGCTCAATGCGCTGAGCATCAATAATCAGCTTCTCTCGGAATATACGTTTCTTCTGCCTGAGTGGTTTGAAAAGAAAGGAGAAATGCAGGAGATCATCGACTCGAATCTTCGAGTTTTGAACAGGCTCAACGACATCGTTTCGGAATTTTTGCGGCTGACCCGCCCGAAGAAGCCGGAGTTTGTCGTTACTGACCTAAACAGGGTTGTCGAGGAAGTGGTCCGGTTCGTGGAGGTCGACTTTCGTGGCAGGGACATTAAGGTGCGATACTTGCCCGACGAGGCTCCTTTTCCTGTTCTCGTCGATGAAAAAATGGTGAAACAGGCTCTTTTGAACGTGCTTTTAAACGCTGCGGAATCGCTTGACAAGGAGGACAAGACGATCAGGGTGACAACGGGAAAAGAGGAGAATTTCTATTTCGTAAAGGTCAAGGACAACGGTTGCGGGATCGAAAGGAAGGACAGGGGAAAAGTGTTCTCGGTGTTTTACACGACCAAGACCGAAGGGAGCGGGTTGGGTTTGCCGATAGTGAAGAGGATAATGAGGGAGCATCACGGCAAGGTACGCATAAGGAGCAGGAAGAGAAAGGGGACGGAGTTTACCCTCTCTTTCCTTCCGGAGGAAAGTTTCCGGGAGGTGTTGGCGAAGAAACAGAGGGGGCGGTACCTTCCGGAGGTTGTGAAATGA
- the dnaK gene encoding molecular chaperone DnaK, with the protein MSKIIGIDLGTTMSVVAVMEGGEPKVIINEEGSRLTPSVVAFAKDGQVLVGQVAKRQAITNPDNTVFSIKRFMGRRHDEVKEEKEMVPYQVQSGPNNDARILVAGKDYTPQQISAMVLGKLKKAAEAYLGEEVKKAVITVPAYFNDSQRQATKDAGTIAGLEVMRIINEPTAAALAYGLDKKKNEVIAVYDFGGGTFDISILEVGENVVEVKATNGDTHLGGDNIDQRVIDWIIEEFRKDQGIDLSKDKMALQRLKEAAEKAKIELSSVLETEINLPFITADASGPKHLSMKLTRAKLETMIEQIVERTLEPCRLALSDADLKGDDIDEIILVGGSTRIPKVQEAVKNFFGKEPHKGVNPDEVVALGAAVQAGVLGGEVKDVLLLDVTPLSLGIETLGGVMTKITERNTTIPVKKSEIFTTAADNQTSVEIHVLQGEREMARANRTLGRFHLEGIPPAPRGIPKVEVTFDIDANGILNVSAKDLATNKEQRITVTSSTGLTDEEIKRMVDEAEVHSEEDKKQRRIVEARNNLDNLIYNIEKTLNENRSELPPDEVSKAEDGLSRAKEVLKSDDEDALRSAADELMKEAHKIAEIMYKQAKTAEPEEGAGEATASQPSGEGAAGDSDVIDAEFEDQDKSSS; encoded by the coding sequence ATGTCAAAGATTATCGGTATTGACCTTGGTACCACGATGTCGGTTGTCGCGGTGATGGAGGGTGGGGAGCCCAAAGTCATCATCAATGAAGAGGGATCCAGGCTGACCCCGTCGGTCGTTGCTTTCGCAAAGGATGGGCAGGTTCTTGTCGGGCAGGTAGCGAAAAGACAGGCAATCACGAACCCGGACAATACCGTCTTTTCGATAAAGCGATTCATGGGACGGCGCCATGATGAGGTAAAGGAAGAAAAAGAGATGGTGCCGTACCAGGTACAGAGCGGGCCGAACAACGACGCTCGTATCCTGGTTGCAGGCAAGGATTACACCCCACAGCAGATATCGGCCATGGTCCTGGGGAAGCTGAAAAAAGCCGCAGAGGCATATCTCGGCGAGGAGGTCAAGAAAGCTGTCATCACCGTTCCTGCATACTTCAACGACTCGCAGCGGCAGGCAACCAAAGATGCCGGGACCATCGCGGGCCTCGAGGTGATGAGGATCATCAACGAGCCCACCGCTGCAGCACTGGCATACGGGCTGGACAAGAAGAAGAACGAGGTCATAGCGGTGTATGATTTTGGTGGTGGTACCTTCGATATATCCATTCTCGAGGTGGGAGAGAATGTGGTCGAGGTGAAAGCGACCAACGGGGATACGCACCTTGGCGGTGACAACATCGATCAGCGGGTAATCGACTGGATCATAGAGGAGTTCAGGAAGGACCAGGGAATAGACCTGTCCAAGGACAAGATGGCTCTCCAGAGGCTGAAGGAAGCGGCCGAGAAAGCAAAGATCGAGCTCTCGTCTGTTCTCGAGACGGAGATAAACCTGCCGTTTATCACCGCAGACGCTTCCGGACCGAAACACCTCAGCATGAAATTGACCAGGGCGAAGCTCGAAACCATGATTGAACAGATCGTTGAGCGTACCCTTGAACCCTGCAGGCTTGCCCTCTCCGATGCTGACTTGAAGGGAGATGACATCGATGAAATCATTCTCGTCGGGGGCTCCACCAGGATCCCCAAGGTTCAGGAGGCGGTCAAAAATTTCTTCGGAAAAGAGCCCCACAAGGGTGTGAACCCCGATGAAGTCGTTGCCCTCGGGGCGGCGGTTCAGGCGGGCGTCCTCGGCGGAGAGGTCAAGGACGTTCTCCTCCTCGATGTTACTCCTCTCTCGCTCGGCATAGAGACACTCGGGGGCGTAATGACCAAAATTACCGAGCGAAATACGACCATACCGGTCAAAAAGAGCGAGATATTTACCACTGCGGCCGACAACCAGACATCGGTGGAGATTCACGTTCTCCAGGGTGAACGTGAAATGGCAAGGGCCAACAGGACCCTCGGTCGATTTCACCTCGAGGGTATTCCCCCGGCACCCAGGGGAATCCCCAAGGTGGAGGTGACCTTCGACATTGACGCCAACGGGATTCTCAATGTTTCGGCGAAAGACCTCGCAACCAACAAGGAACAGAGGATAACCGTCACGTCCTCTACGGGACTAACCGATGAGGAGATCAAGAGGATGGTCGATGAAGCGGAAGTTCACTCTGAAGAGGACAAAAAGCAAAGGAGGATCGTCGAGGCCAGGAATAATCTCGACAACCTCATCTATAACATAGAGAAGACTTTGAACGAGAACCGTTCTGAACTGCCACCGGATGAAGTCTCAAAAGCAGAAGATGGGTTGAGCAGGGCAAAAGAAGTGCTGAAGTCGGATGACGAAGACGCCCTTCGCTCTGCTGCAGACGAGCTGATGAAGGAGGCCCACAAGATTGCGGAGATAATGTACAAGCAGGCAAAAACAGCCGAGCCGGAAGAAGGAGCCGGAGAGGCGACAGCGTCTCAGCCGTCCGGTGAGGGAGCGGCGGGCGATTCCGATGTTATCGACGCGGAGTTTGAAGATCAGGATAAGTCGAGTTCATGA
- a CDS encoding PBP1A family penicillin-binding protein, which produces MLTGKIRIAAITLTCLAAGMFCGILFVYFSGPFPDVSVLKEYRPYNATKVYDKDGRNIAEFAIEQRTTIPLEEIPELIKKAFIAAEDSKFYMHGGIDLSGIMRALIKNIQKFKFSQGGSTITQQLVKLLYLTPEKSIRRKILEILLAIKVDNNLSKDEILGLYLNQIYLGEGQYGVNAAARTYFGKDPGELTLGEIALIAGLPKSPGYYSPRTHPERSLMRRRYVLERMVDEDYITQEDAILAALEPVTLVAKKDRSTGSYFVEYVRRYLHEKYGYDVLYKGGLQVYTTMDRELQEVAETSLREWIEELEPTIEKKKRDTGQAEIEKIEIADESGDQEAKEVELQGALLAIDITNGEVLSIVGGRDFSRSQFNRAIQSRRQPGSAFKPVIYAAAIDSGYTPADRIGDNPVEYVKNEKENWKPTNYDEKFLGDITLREALARSRNLATVRLLEKIGIQKAISMARTLGIDSNIPGDLSIALGSLSLSLIDLCQAYAAIGNLGKQPEPLYIREVRDMGGEILESNKPTLTQVLSPETSYIMTYMLQSVIRDGTGRKAKFLGTNLSGKTGTTNDYIDAWFIGFSPRVLAGVWVGFDNPITMGKGKTGAVAALPIWIRYMKKAIRKYPASQFDLAPGIVFAKVDPKSGLRVGKDKRGIMVPFRLGTTPPWLQPEVKMREEKKKFLDDIL; this is translated from the coding sequence ATGCTCACAGGAAAAATAAGAATCGCCGCAATCACCTTGACCTGCCTGGCTGCCGGCATGTTTTGCGGAATCCTCTTTGTCTACTTTTCCGGGCCTTTCCCCGATGTGTCGGTGCTGAAGGAATATCGTCCCTACAACGCCACGAAAGTGTACGACAAAGACGGCAGAAACATAGCCGAATTTGCCATTGAGCAGAGAACAACCATTCCCCTCGAAGAGATACCGGAGCTCATCAAAAAAGCCTTCATCGCAGCCGAGGACTCCAAGTTTTACATGCACGGCGGGATAGACCTTTCAGGCATCATGCGCGCCCTCATCAAGAATATCCAAAAATTCAAATTCTCCCAGGGAGGTTCGACCATCACGCAGCAACTCGTAAAGCTCCTCTACCTGACGCCCGAGAAAAGCATCCGGAGAAAAATCCTCGAGATACTGCTGGCGATAAAGGTTGACAATAACCTATCGAAAGACGAGATCCTCGGCCTTTATCTGAACCAGATCTACCTCGGAGAGGGACAGTACGGCGTGAATGCCGCTGCGAGGACTTACTTCGGGAAGGATCCCGGTGAGCTCACCCTTGGCGAAATAGCCCTCATCGCGGGGCTCCCAAAATCACCCGGTTACTATTCCCCCCGGACTCATCCTGAAAGATCCCTCATGCGACGCAGGTACGTCCTCGAACGGATGGTGGACGAGGATTACATAACACAGGAAGATGCCATACTTGCAGCTCTCGAACCGGTAACGCTCGTTGCGAAAAAGGACAGGTCGACGGGATCTTACTTCGTCGAGTACGTAAGAAGGTACCTCCATGAGAAATATGGTTACGATGTTCTCTACAAGGGGGGGCTGCAGGTCTACACCACCATGGACAGGGAACTCCAGGAGGTGGCGGAAACGAGCCTGCGCGAGTGGATCGAGGAACTCGAACCAACCATAGAAAAAAAGAAACGTGATACCGGGCAGGCAGAGATAGAAAAAATCGAAATAGCAGATGAAAGCGGAGATCAGGAGGCAAAGGAGGTCGAACTCCAGGGCGCGCTTCTGGCGATCGACATCACAAACGGGGAGGTCCTCTCCATAGTTGGGGGCAGGGACTTCTCCCGCTCCCAGTTCAACCGGGCGATCCAGTCCAGGAGGCAACCGGGTTCGGCTTTCAAACCGGTCATATACGCAGCAGCAATTGATTCGGGCTACACCCCCGCAGACAGGATTGGGGACAATCCCGTGGAATATGTGAAAAACGAAAAGGAGAACTGGAAACCGACAAACTATGACGAAAAATTCCTCGGCGACATAACCCTCAGGGAGGCGCTTGCCAGATCCAGAAATCTGGCTACCGTGAGGCTTCTGGAAAAGATTGGCATACAGAAAGCCATTTCGATGGCAAGGACCCTGGGTATCGATTCAAACATACCCGGTGACCTCTCCATAGCACTCGGCAGCCTCTCACTCTCCCTGATTGACTTATGCCAGGCATACGCAGCCATAGGAAATCTCGGGAAGCAGCCAGAACCCCTCTATATCAGGGAGGTCAGGGACATGGGCGGGGAAATACTCGAGAGCAACAAACCCACCCTCACACAAGTATTATCTCCAGAAACGTCGTATATAATGACATACATGCTTCAATCAGTCATCAGGGATGGAACGGGAAGAAAGGCGAAGTTTCTGGGAACGAATCTTTCGGGGAAAACGGGGACCACGAACGACTACATCGATGCCTGGTTCATCGGTTTTTCGCCGAGAGTTCTCGCCGGAGTTTGGGTCGGGTTCGACAACCCCATAACCATGGGAAAGGGGAAAACGGGGGCCGTTGCAGCCCTTCCAATCTGGATACGATACATGAAAAAGGCGATACGGAAGTATCCCGCCTCCCAGTTCGATCTCGCACCGGGAATCGTGTTTGCAAAAGTCGACCCCAAAAGCGGGTTGAGGGTTGGCAAAGATAAGAGGGGAATAATGGTACCATTCAGGCTGGGAACCACGCCACCCTGGCTCCAGCCGGAGGTGAAAATGCGGGAGGAGAAGAAAAAATTTCTGGACGACATTTTATGA
- the moaA gene encoding GTP 3',8-cyclase MoaA codes for MRANSVPLLSDHTGRTVNYLRISVTDRCNLRCTYCMPPAVVSARKDKRLLRYEEMTRLIEMLLPLGISKIRITGGEPLVRKDLPLFIEMIKKSAPHAELCMTTNGILVTRYLEDLRKAGIDRFNVSLDTLKADRFRKITGYDLLDQVLEGINGIIAKELFPLKLNVLLIPGVNSDEIESFIEFARTHPVEVRFIEKMPIGSLRDTGFVPVSKVEAALWNKYGEVRGRRARGETSLQYDLKGFAGKIGLIAPLSRTFCSDCNRLRITAGGEILNCLLNRTAYDVGSALENGSGDSEIMDVIKRALSEKPARYDQGYLFRSGQMKRCMTSIGG; via the coding sequence ATGAGGGCCAACAGCGTGCCATTACTTTCAGATCACACTGGCAGGACGGTCAACTACCTGAGAATCTCTGTCACCGACAGGTGCAACCTCAGATGCACCTACTGTATGCCACCCGCCGTCGTGTCAGCGAGAAAGGATAAGCGACTCCTTCGCTACGAAGAGATGACCAGGCTCATCGAGATGCTCCTCCCCCTCGGGATCAGCAAGATACGGATAACGGGCGGGGAGCCACTCGTCCGCAAAGACCTGCCCCTCTTTATCGAAATGATCAAAAAGTCGGCTCCCCACGCTGAACTCTGCATGACGACAAACGGTATTCTCGTAACCAGGTACCTGGAAGACCTGAGGAAGGCGGGCATAGACCGATTCAACGTGAGCCTGGACACGCTGAAGGCAGACAGGTTCAGGAAGATCACCGGTTACGACCTGCTCGATCAGGTGCTCGAGGGAATAAACGGGATAATAGCGAAAGAACTATTTCCGTTAAAGTTAAACGTCCTTCTCATCCCGGGAGTGAACAGCGATGAGATAGAAAGCTTCATCGAGTTTGCCAGAACCCACCCCGTGGAAGTGCGATTCATAGAAAAGATGCCGATAGGAAGCCTCAGGGACACAGGTTTTGTTCCCGTGTCGAAGGTTGAGGCGGCTCTCTGGAATAAGTATGGTGAAGTGAGGGGAAGAAGGGCCAGAGGTGAAACTTCCCTTCAGTACGACCTAAAGGGGTTCGCAGGGAAAATAGGGCTGATTGCTCCCCTCTCCAGAACCTTTTGTTCCGACTGCAACAGGTTGAGGATTACCGCCGGCGGAGAAATTCTCAACTGTCTCCTCAATAGGACGGCATATGATGTGGGGTCGGCCCTTGAAAACGGCAGCGGAGACTCCGAGATCATGGATGTAATAAAGAGGGCTCTGTCAGAAAAACCCGCACGGTACGACCAGGGGTATCTGTTCAGAAGCGGCCAGATGAAAAGGTGCATGACCAGCATCGGGGGGTGA
- a CDS encoding DUF192 domain-containing protein — protein MAGGRVTVEARSSMGDLVVEARLLDSFLERFFGLAFRKVHTVGEPVILFPCSSIHTFFMRFRIDAFFVSSSGEVVKIIRNIPPNRIILPVKGARLVLETPAEKIYLPDIKNVFIPHLIENNP, from the coding sequence ATGGCCGGTGGGAGAGTCACGGTAGAGGCCCGTTCTTCAATGGGGGACCTGGTCGTCGAAGCGCGTCTTCTTGACTCTTTCCTTGAGAGGTTTTTCGGTCTTGCATTCAGGAAAGTTCACACGGTAGGGGAACCGGTGATTCTGTTTCCCTGCAGTTCGATCCACACGTTTTTCATGAGATTCAGGATAGATGCTTTCTTCGTGTCATCCAGCGGGGAGGTGGTGAAGATAATCAGGAACATCCCTCCGAACAGGATTATATTGCCGGTAAAAGGAGCGAGACTGGTCCTTGAAACGCCCGCTGAAAAGATTTATCTTCCCGATATCAAAAATGTTTTTATCCCCCACCTGATTGAAAATAATCCTTGA
- a CDS encoding Hsp20 family protein, producing the protein MAIVRWYDPLRELALIQDRMNRLFEEKFRGSRKKEDVPGKGVWSPSVDICETDSQVMVTAELPGIGRDDVSIEVKDGILTIRGERKYQKEVDKEHFHLMEREYGSFRRSFSLNSKIDQEKVSATFKDGVLEIILPKKEEVRPKKIDINAG; encoded by the coding sequence ATGGCTATCGTAAGGTGGTATGATCCTCTAAGGGAGCTTGCGCTAATTCAGGACAGGATGAACAGGCTCTTCGAAGAAAAATTTCGAGGCTCCCGGAAAAAGGAGGATGTCCCGGGAAAAGGCGTCTGGTCACCCTCTGTGGATATATGTGAAACGGATTCACAGGTGATGGTAACAGCCGAGCTTCCCGGGATAGGCCGGGATGATGTAAGCATCGAGGTCAAGGACGGGATCCTGACGATACGGGGCGAGAGGAAGTATCAGAAAGAGGTGGACAAGGAGCATTTCCATCTCATGGAGCGCGAGTATGGATCCTTTAGGAGATCCTTTTCCCTGAACTCCAAGATTGATCAGGAGAAGGTATCGGCTACGTTCAAAGATGGCGTCCTCGAGATCATTCTTCCGAAGAAAGAAGAGGTGAGACCCAAGAAGATAGACATCAACGCTGGGTAA
- a CDS encoding metallophosphoesterase, protein MKVAVISDVHSNLEALTAVVEDAKKRGAEQLWCLGDVVGYNADPDQCCEIVKDRCSIAIMGNHDSAVVGNTEPSHFNRVAKEAVMWSRKVLKRSNMEFLKRLRSAVVFDDTVLIVHGAPSDPDRYILSEEAAKSELLYMVRNLKRKVCFFGHTHFPLAYKIGPDGKFSSYRGEGSITLEEDSSYLVNPGSTGQPRDGDVRASYVMFDRDKMVVTWVRAPYDIKTCQEKIMTAGLPPFLAERLEAGY, encoded by the coding sequence ATGAAGGTTGCCGTCATATCGGACGTTCATTCCAACCTTGAAGCCCTCACGGCTGTGGTTGAGGACGCGAAGAAAAGAGGCGCTGAGCAGCTCTGGTGTCTGGGCGATGTTGTCGGTTACAATGCCGACCCCGACCAGTGCTGTGAAATCGTAAAAGACAGGTGCAGCATAGCGATCATGGGAAACCACGACAGCGCCGTTGTCGGTAACACCGAGCCCTCCCACTTCAACAGGGTGGCGAAAGAGGCGGTGATGTGGTCGAGGAAAGTACTGAAACGCTCCAACATGGAGTTTCTCAAGAGGTTGAGGAGCGCCGTTGTTTTTGACGATACCGTACTCATCGTCCACGGAGCCCCTTCGGATCCCGACAGGTATATCCTTTCCGAAGAGGCAGCTAAAAGTGAGTTATTGTACATGGTACGCAATCTCAAGAGGAAGGTGTGTTTTTTTGGCCACACCCATTTTCCCCTGGCATACAAGATAGGCCCCGACGGAAAATTTTCTTCCTATCGGGGAGAGGGATCCATCACCCTGGAGGAGGACTCGAGCTACCTGGTAAATCCCGGCTCGACGGGACAGCCAAGGGACGGCGATGTAAGGGCGTCATACGTCATGTTCGATCGGGATAAAATGGTGGTGACCTGGGTCAGGGCTCCCTACGATATAAAAACCTGCCAGGAAAAGATAATGACCGCCGGTTTGCCCCCCTTCCTGGCAGAGAGGCTCGAGGCTGGATACTGA
- a CDS encoding response regulator — protein sequence MKSLPEFSGKSVTVIDDDKENLTSIGRALTNLGFEVRLFNSPLEFISRIDDSGGDIIITDMKMPGLDGMEVIRKVKEAHPHAPVIVLTAFGTIGNAVHAIKEGATDYLQKPIDMEELKGVLIKTIRARGMMEELGTLRRLVKTEVGEILYRSREMEKVMQMVRMVAPTKANVLILGESGTGKELVARAIHEMSPRKDKLFMPINCAALTESILESELFGHEKGAFTGAVGAVKGKFEIASDGTLFLDEIGDLTLSTQAKLLRAIEQKEILRVGGGKVINVDVRIVAATNSDLRGLVSSKKFREDLFFRLSVFTIHIPPLRERTEDIPTLAIHFTKNLCRENGLEEKRISADAMRVFQQYPWPGNVRELRNVIESMVLLTEGEVISKEVLPTELKRKRYREGRDPIPVAGRVESPAEDDGGAVVIPLDEVEKNAIIEALKATGNNKTKAAKMLGIGVRTLYRKIKEYGLP from the coding sequence ATGAAATCGCTCCCGGAATTTTCCGGAAAAAGCGTAACGGTTATCGATGATGACAAAGAAAATCTCACGAGCATCGGGAGGGCACTTACGAACCTGGGTTTCGAGGTGAGGCTTTTCAATTCCCCCCTGGAGTTTATCTCCCGCATCGATGATTCCGGGGGCGACATAATCATAACAGACATGAAAATGCCGGGTTTAGACGGCATGGAAGTAATCAGGAAAGTGAAAGAGGCCCATCCTCACGCTCCGGTAATCGTCCTCACGGCTTTCGGGACGATCGGAAATGCAGTCCACGCAATCAAAGAAGGGGCGACGGATTACCTTCAAAAACCCATTGACATGGAAGAGCTGAAAGGTGTCCTGATCAAGACGATTCGAGCTCGGGGGATGATGGAAGAGCTGGGGACACTGAGAAGACTGGTTAAAACCGAAGTCGGTGAAATTCTCTACCGGTCGCGGGAAATGGAGAAGGTAATGCAGATGGTGCGCATGGTCGCCCCCACGAAGGCAAACGTCCTGATTCTCGGTGAGTCGGGCACGGGGAAGGAGCTGGTTGCGCGTGCGATTCACGAGATGAGCCCACGGAAGGATAAACTTTTTATGCCGATAAACTGCGCCGCCCTCACCGAAAGCATTCTTGAGTCGGAACTGTTCGGCCATGAAAAAGGCGCATTCACCGGCGCAGTCGGTGCGGTAAAGGGAAAATTCGAAATTGCGTCCGATGGGACACTCTTCCTCGATGAGATTGGTGACCTCACTCTCTCGACGCAGGCGAAGCTTCTCAGGGCAATCGAGCAGAAAGAGATCCTGAGAGTCGGAGGAGGCAAGGTCATCAACGTTGACGTGAGGATAGTGGCCGCTACGAACTCTGACCTGAGAGGCTTGGTTTCGTCGAAAAAGTTTCGGGAAGACCTCTTTTTCAGATTGAGCGTCTTTACGATACATATTCCGCCTTTGAGAGAGAGAACCGAGGATATACCCACCCTGGCGATCCATTTCACAAAAAACCTGTGCAGGGAAAACGGTCTCGAGGAGAAGAGGATTTCGGCTGATGCGATGCGGGTTTTTCAGCAGTACCCATGGCCGGGCAACGTGAGGGAGTTGAGAAATGTGATCGAATCCATGGTTCTGCTCACGGAGGGGGAGGTTATCTCCAAAGAGGTTCTCCCGACCGAACTCAAAAGAAAGCGGTACAGAGAAGGAAGGGATCCGATACCCGTCGCGGGAAGGGTGGAATCCCCCGCTGAAGACGATGGGGGTGCCGTGGTCATTCCGCTGGATGAGGTTGAAAAAAATGCCATAATCGAAGCCTTGAAAGCAACGGGAAACAACAAGACAAAAGCGGCCAAGATGCTGGGTATCGGAGTGAGGACCCTCTACAGAAAGATCAAGGAATACGGATTACCGTAA
- a CDS encoding RNA-splicing ligase RtcB, with the protein MKFEGIELVKVNDYMWEIPKAGKMKVPGVVFSSREMLQDIVKDDSLRQVVNVAHLPGIEKYSIAMPDIHRGYGFPIGGVAAMDMDRGVISPGGVGYDINCGCRLLRSDLELEDIEQQLDRLGAALFTNIPSGVGSTGKIRLGRAEQRDVLSQGARWVVKQGFGSEEDLERTEDGGTFHGADPDVVSEKALKRGRDQLGTLGSGNHFLEIDLVEEIYNPEAADAFGLRGGQVVVQVHSGSRGFGYQVCDDFLGEMVRYMREKGLDLPDRQLACAHIQSPEGKRYLKGLACAANYAWANRQVLSHFTRETFQQVLQTGPAGLGMDLVYDCGHNIVKIENHDVGGKQKKLLVHRKGSTRSLPAGRPELPPVYRDVGQPVLIPGDMGRSSYVLVGSENALTLSFGSTCHGAGRTMSRASAKRQFRKRDIKGELLKRGIRVFAAGRATLLEEVSEAYKDVSEVVEVVHRLGIAEKVAKLKPLLVVKG; encoded by the coding sequence ATGAAGTTCGAAGGCATTGAGCTGGTAAAAGTAAACGATTACATGTGGGAAATTCCAAAGGCCGGCAAAATGAAGGTTCCCGGTGTTGTGTTTTCCTCCAGGGAAATGCTCCAGGACATCGTGAAGGATGATAGCCTCCGGCAGGTTGTGAACGTGGCGCACCTTCCGGGTATCGAAAAATACAGCATTGCCATGCCCGACATCCATCGCGGATACGGTTTCCCCATCGGTGGGGTTGCGGCAATGGACATGGACAGGGGGGTCATAAGCCCCGGGGGCGTGGGATATGACATCAACTGCGGATGCAGGCTGTTGAGAAGCGACCTCGAACTCGAGGACATTGAACAACAGCTGGACAGGCTCGGAGCGGCGCTTTTTACGAACATACCATCCGGTGTCGGCTCGACGGGGAAGATAAGGCTCGGCAGGGCGGAGCAGAGAGACGTTCTCAGCCAGGGTGCGCGCTGGGTGGTCAAGCAGGGGTTCGGTTCCGAGGAAGACCTGGAAAGGACGGAAGATGGGGGGACTTTTCACGGCGCCGACCCCGACGTTGTTTCCGAAAAAGCCCTGAAAAGAGGGAGAGACCAGCTGGGAACTCTCGGCTCGGGCAACCATTTTCTCGAGATTGATCTGGTTGAGGAGATATATAACCCCGAAGCCGCCGATGCTTTCGGCTTGAGGGGGGGGCAGGTTGTCGTCCAGGTTCACTCAGGCTCCCGAGGCTTCGGTTACCAGGTGTGTGATGATTTCCTGGGCGAGATGGTCAGATACATGAGGGAAAAGGGTCTCGACCTTCCGGACAGGCAGCTTGCCTGCGCGCACATACAATCACCTGAGGGGAAAAGGTATTTAAAGGGACTCGCATGTGCAGCAAATTATGCATGGGCCAACAGGCAGGTCCTCAGCCACTTCACGAGGGAGACGTTTCAGCAGGTACTCCAGACGGGACCTGCCGGACTCGGGATGGACCTCGTGTATGACTGCGGTCACAACATAGTGAAGATAGAAAATCACGACGTGGGAGGGAAACAGAAGAAACTCCTCGTCCACAGGAAAGGATCAACCCGCTCACTGCCTGCAGGAAGGCCCGAGCTTCCCCCGGTATACAGGGACGTGGGGCAGCCGGTACTCATACCGGGAGATATGGGGCGAAGCTCATATGTGCTCGTGGGATCCGAGAATGCTCTGACTCTTTCTTTCGGAAGCACCTGCCACGGTGCGGGAAGAACGATGTCCAGGGCCAGCGCCAAGAGACAGTTCCGGAAAAGAGATATCAAGGGTGAACTCCTGAAGAGGGGTATAAGGGTTTTTGCGGCCGGGAGGGCAACCCTCTTGGAGGAAGTATCCGAAGCATACAAGGATGTGTCGGAGGTGGTTGAGGTCGTGCACAGGCTCGGCATTGCGGAAAAGGTGGCGAAACTCAAGCCACTTCTCGTTGTGAAGGGATAG
- the tatB gene encoding twin-arginine translocase subunit TatB has product MFGIGFQEILLILLIALIFFGPKKLPDLARSLGKGFAEFKKAADEVKKSFEDVVEEEELKSELKEEMEKLRELGNDIHREVKKDVGDLEKALDHKEEDEEKADGLGKESSSPDEG; this is encoded by the coding sequence ATGTTTGGAATCGGATTTCAAGAAATCCTCCTGATTCTTCTTATTGCCCTCATTTTTTTCGGGCCCAAGAAATTGCCTGACCTCGCAAGGAGCCTGGGCAAAGGGTTTGCAGAATTCAAAAAAGCAGCTGACGAAGTCAAGAAAAGCTTCGAGGATGTTGTCGAGGAGGAAGAGCTGAAATCGGAGTTGAAGGAAGAGATGGAAAAATTGAGGGAATTGGGCAACGACATTCACAGAGAAGTCAAAAAGGATGTAGGAGACCTGGAGAAAGCACTGGATCACAAGGAAGAGGATGAAGAGAAGGCCGATGGGTTAGGGAAGGAGTCCAGCTCCCCCGATGAAGGATGA